aaaaaaaggatcacTTTCCAAAATTTGAAGCAAAAGGGTGAAACATTATCCTTTTCTTTTGTGGTGAATTAATTGTGATCATATATAGGAAGAAGGTGGTGATTGATGATGTCGTgttctccatcatcatcatcatctgaagaagaagatgagagcTTTGAATCTTATCGAAGAGGAGGGTATCATGCTGTTAAAATTGGTGATCAATTTGCAGGTGGTAGGTACATAGCACAAAAGAAGCTTGGTTGGGGTCAATTTTCCACCGTTTGGCTTGCTTATGATACTAAAGATGaggtatatataaatatataattataaatttaatttttatatattgtcaATAAAAAAGTTTTACACAGATAATTAATCATGTATTGAATAAATTCCTTCAAATCCATGTTATGATTATTTGTTATGTTATGGAGTTGTTTTGTATTGCCCTAACTACAAGACACACGGTAAATTATAACGGTTTATTTTGGTAATAGCGACGGTTTATTTTTACTTTGTAACTTGCGAGagaattgatttaatttttgagaTGGATATGTTATGttcttaatattattaaacTTTTTCTTCATGTCATTGTGGCAACTATAACTTTGAAATTATAGGTACACatattttgggttttctagtTAATTATCCATCATGAGTTAACATCTTTttgttcttccttttcttttagaCTTTGAACAGAGTTCGATATTGTTTctgttcattatttttattttgattgtttTATGAACTCTTTTGACTATTAGATTTTTGTTACCTACgctttgtaattatttttttaaggataaaaaaaattatctatcaTGATTTGTCAATTTTCTCTATTTGGTTGACAgtggaaattttttttattatttttttatttatcaaattaagATAATCTTTGgagtttttttttaacttatgtTAATACTTGTAAgccactttattttttaaatataattaagaaGTATTTAACTAGCTctcagattaaaaaaaaaaagggccaaaaatagtaatattaaaaaaacaaaaaaaaaatcagaagttatcttatctaatatttattaattattactagaTATAGTATAAGTTtagcaataattttaaaaaaactaaaatcatatatttaatttgtatttgtattttttattttttttatttattaaattttgtgaagaaaaaagaaactatATCTGTACAAACATAATTATTATGATTGATGAGTGAACAAATTTGTTttcttatgatttttcagaAATATGTTGCTCTAAAGATCCAGAAAAGTGCAGCACAATTTGTTCAAGCTGCACTGCATGAGATTGATATCCTTTCAGCCATTGGAGAAGGAACTCCTTCACACACAAAATTTGTTGCTCAACTAATTGATCACTTTAAGCACACAGGTCCAAATGGCAATCACCTTTGCATGGTTCTTGAGTTTCTTGGTGACAGTTTGCTTCGTCTAATCAAATACACACGTTACAAAGGAATTCCATTGAAAAAAGTTAGGGAGATTTGCACTTGTATATTGATTGGTTTGGATTACTTGCATAGAGAACATGGCATCATCCACACTGACCTAAAACCCGAAAATATTCTTCTTATTTCTCCCATCAATCCATCTAGAGACCCTTTAAGCACAGGAGCATCTCCCATTCTAGAAAGACCTGAGGGAAgcatctctccatctcctagtCACATGGAGAAGAGGCTTAAGAGGAGGGCGAGGAGGATGAGTATGAGTTTATCAATGGGGCGAGGCGATTCAATAGACGAATATCCGAAAAGGAACATAGAAGAAATTGATGTTAGGTGCAAGATAGTTGATTTTGGGAATGCTTGTTGGGCTGATAATCAATTTACAGATTTGGTTCAAACAAGGCAGTATAGAGCTCCTGAGGTTATATTGCAAGCTGGCTATTCCTACTCTATTGATATGTGGTCTTTTGCTTGTATTGCTTTTGAGCTTGCCACTGGTGATATGTTGTTCAACCCTAGGGCTGGACAGGGTTTTAGTGAGGATGAGGTatgtatcatatttttttttttgactcaCTGCTGCActactaaaaaaattacttttagcaATTATTTATGGTGTTTTTAGCTATAATGAAAATAGTTACTAAAATGTTTGTcgataattagatattagttgTATTATGTTTtgtggttaaaaaattttagttgtaattatataattatcggTGAAAATTTTTCAGGAACAACAAAAAGTATATAACTActattataacaataataataacgataaatatataatttttgtagaaatataagttaaataatacatattatgatcattatattattgttactaaaaatgatttttattataatgCTAATCCAACTTGAATTATATTACATTAATATTTGTGAAGGTTAACTAAGATTACACTCCGTTACATTTTTATTTGTCATGTCTATTAACATCTTTAGAAGAGACATAAATAAAAGTGGTTACTTATATAAATATGTTTTTAGATGAAGATAAAAGACTGAGatgtaattatatattattttaaataatttaataaaatatattaaattatctaaaaaaatttaattattattttcacattatgcaaataaatattattattctgttattaaaacttaaaaaaaatcattaatttttctgTTGCTAATGCAGCTTACATTTGTCActagttattaattaaaaaattcatcaaaaaaaTCTGTcgctaataaaaaatttttagtaatatttATAAACAGAAAAATATCATATATACTATCAGTTAACCACAAAGGAGGTGGGTGTATGTCATTATTACACAACACAAATCTTTCCATGGTTATTTGTTTATCcatataattattaatgaaaCAACCAATTATTATTGCTTTAAAACTTGATGATGAACTACCAAATAAAGTCTTTAAGGTGACAAAGCATATGGGAAAATATTAATCTTATGCATTATGTTGTTTGCAGGATCACCTTGCTTTGATGATGGAACTCCTAGGAAAGTTCCCTAAGAAGGTATATATAGTATACAATGGTCAAATGAAATAAAAGTATTGTGAAATTTAGacaataaaattatgaaaaatatttaatttgtaattctattaatatatatattttttttcaaatagatGGCTACTTCTGGGGCGAAATGTAAGGATTTCTTTGACAGATTTggagatttgaaaagaattaggAGACTAAAAATGTGTCCACTGAAGAAACTGTTGGTTGAAAGATACAAATTTTCAGAGAAAGATGCCAAtgaattttcagaatttcttttgCCACTTCTTGATCTTTCACCAGAGAAAAGGCCAAGTGCACAACAATGCTTGCAACACCCTTGGATCAAGGACATAGACTATGCTCCATTTGACATCATCAATAATGGAAATAGTCTTGAAAATCTCAATGTTGGCATGAGAAACCTTCAAATTGCTGTAGGGAAGTGAATCAATTGGAGAAAAATTCATAagattcttttatttatttatttatttacttcttGGGCTCACTTGCAAAAATGCAATAATTTGGTGAAGAGTTTTGTTTTCACCCGGGAGATCTTTTTGacaaaagtaaatggcaatttGTTTCTATattgttcttattattttttaagtatgAAAAATTCATGTATTCATTCAAACACaagttattttgtttttgttcctTTTTCAAAGT
The genomic region above belongs to Arachis duranensis cultivar V14167 unplaced genomic scaffold, aradu.V14167.gnm2.J7QH unplaced_Scaffold_165934, whole genome shotgun sequence and contains:
- the LOC127743982 gene encoding uncharacterized protein LOC127743982 codes for the protein MMSCSPSSSSSEEEDESFESYRRGGYHAVKIGDQFAGGRYIAQKKLGWGQFSTVWLAYDTKDEKYVALKIQKSAAQFVQAALHEIDILSAIGEGTPSHTKFVAQLIDHFKHTGPNGNHLCMVLEFLGDSLLRLIKYTRYKGIPLKKVREICTCILIGLDYLHREHGIIHTDLKPENILLISPINPSRDPLSTGASPILERPEGSISPSPSHMEKRLKRRARRMSMSLSMGRGDSIDEYPKRNIEEIDVRCKIVDFGNACWADNQFTDLVQTRQYRAPEVILQAGYSYSIDMWSFACIAFELATGDMLFNPRAGQGFSEDEDHLALMMELLGKFPKKMATSGAKCKDFFDRFGDLKRIRRLKMCPLKKLLVERYKFSEKDANEFSEFLLPLLDLSPEKRPSAQQCLQHPWIKDIDYAPFDIINNGNSLENLNVGMRNLQIAVGK